One window of Opisthocomus hoazin isolate bOpiHoa1 chromosome 15, bOpiHoa1.hap1, whole genome shotgun sequence genomic DNA carries:
- the LOC142363290 gene encoding olfactory receptor 14J1-like, which produces MPNGSSITEFVLLEFADKRELQLLHFWFFLAIYLATLLSNGLIITVIACDHRLHTPMYFFLLNLSLLDLGSISTTVLKSMTNSLWNTRAISFTGCAAQLFLSIFFVGAEHCLLTVMAYDRYVAICKPLHYETLLGSRACVHMAAGAWGSGFLNVLLHTANTFSIPLCKGNAVDQFFCEIPQILKLSCSHSYLREGGLLVVSVSLVFGCFVFIVLSYVQIFRAVLRIPSEQGRHKAFSTCLPHLAVVSLFIGTLLFAYLKSPSISFPLLDLVVAVLYTVVPPAVNPLIYSMRNQELEDAVQKLVTGCS; this is translated from the coding sequence atgcctaatggcagctccatcaccgagttcgtcctcctggaatttgcagacaagagggagctgcagctcttgcacttctggttcttcctggccatctacctggctaccctcctcagcaatggcctcatcatcactgtcatagcctgtgaccaccgcctccacactcccatgtatttcttcctcctcaacctctccctcctcgacctgggctccatctccactactgtcctcaaatctatgaccaattccctgtggaacaccagggccatttccttcactggatgtgctgcccagctctttctgtctatcttctttgttggagcagagcattgtcttcttactgttatggcctatgaccgctacgttgccatctgcaaacccctgcactacgagaccctcctgggcagcagagcttgtgtccacatggcagcaggtgcctggggcagtggctttctcaatgttctcctgcacactgccaatacattttccatacccctctgcaagggcaatgctgtggaccagttcttctgtgaaatcccacagatcctcaagctctcctgctcacactcctacctcagggaaggcgggctgcttgtagtcagtgtttctttagtttttgggtgttttgttttcattgtgctgtcctatgtgcagatcttcagggccgtgctgaggatcccctctgagcagggacggcacaaagccttttccacatgtctccctcacctggccgtggtctccctcttcataggtactctattgtttgcctacctgaagtccccctccatatcgttcccattgcttgatctagtggtggctgttctatacacagtggtacccccagcagtgaacccccttatctacagcatgaggaaccaggagctcgaggacgctgtgcagaaactggtgactggatgttcttaa